In the genome of Candidatus Izemoplasmatales bacterium, the window CATGGAACCAATTGTAGTAGTTCTCCTCGAATTCGATCCGCAGTTCGGGATGGACCGAGAAGTAGACCTCGAGCAGGAAGCGGTTGTACTCCTTCGAGGTCAGGCTGCTCGTGGAGAGGTTGTAGCGGGTCGTGATGTAGTCGCGCAGATACATCGAGAACGGCGTGGCGTTGTAGCCGGCGTCCTTCCGGTAATCGACTTCCGGTACGTACTGAACGTAAAGCGTGTCGGTCTCGTCGACGACGATGTCGCCCTTGACCGCAAGTTCCTTCAGCGTCCCGACGATGGGATCGTCTGGGGCGAGATAATCGGTGCTGTCGGCGACGTTGACGTAGCGATACACGGACGTCGAAGTGACGGAGATCGAGATCGTGCACTTGACGTAGACCTTGTCGGTGACGCTGTCGTAGTAGAGGACGCCGGTCCGATAGTAGGCATCGGATCCCGAGGGGATCGAGGCGATCGTGTCGTTCGGATCGTTCACGTTGGTGTAGACGTCCGCGGTCTGCTCGCTGCCGATCGTGTAGTATTCCTGACCGCCGACGTTGTAGACGGTGAATCCCGTCAGGATGTGGTAGAACTGCTTCGCGGCGATCGCGTCGTCATCCTCGCCGATGATCAGGTCGTTGGCATCGTCGATGGTGCCGGTGTTCGACGTCCGTGCGGTGGTTCCCGACACGATGAGGTCGTCCACCAGATTGAAGTAGCGCGGGGTCGAATGCTCGACGATGTCGGCGGCGGTGAAGTCGACGAGGTCGCGCATCGTGAATCCGTCCATGTCCGTCCCTTCGACCGCATAGAACGCGTCGAACGCATCGAACGGTTCGATCTCGTCCTGGTCGACCTGGTACAGGTAGAGGCTGTAGAAGCCTCTCGCGAAACTGTCGGAATAGAGTTCGCCGACGCCCGAGTTGGCGTCGCTCACGACTTTCACGTACGAGTCGTAATGCTGGAAATATCGGCTCGAACCGAGCTCGACGCCGACGAAAAGCGCGAATAGGGAGAAGAAGACGAGCGCCTTCCAGAACTGCTTGTTGAAGACCTGGCCGAGGCCCGGAATGATCGCCGAGGCGATCGCCTTGAGCGAGTGAACGGTTTTGTTCATTGGTTACCTCCCATGTCTGGCATCCGTGTGTCCTCTTATTAGGAAAGATGGCCTCCTTGCGAAGGCCATCTGAACCTAACGATGGACGGGCCGGTTATTTCGATCCGAGCGCCTTGGATGCGAGATACGATGCTTCGGCTTTGATCTGCTCGGTGGCGATGTCGGCGTTGGTGTCCCAGATGTTGACGACCATGGTCTGCGCGGCCGCCCAGTAATAGGTGACTTCGGCGATGGTCGGCATCGGGATGGAGGTCTGGAGCTGCGCGATCATGACCTGCATGAACGGGTCGTCGGCGATGCCGGCGATGCCGGTGACGTCGATGAGGGCGGGCAGGTCGTTCGAGGTCGTGTAGAGGATCTCCTGGGCGGTTTCGCTGGCGAGAAATTCGACGAATTTGATCGCGGCTTCGCGGTTCGAGGAGTTCTTGTAGACGGCGACCATCTGCGATCCGGCGAAGGTGCTCGGCGTATGGGTCGCGCCTTCGACGCCTTCAAAGGTCGGGAGGACGGCGGCGCCGAGATTCTCGGCACCGATCGCATCCTGCATCGAGCGGATCGACCACGGGCCGGCGATCATCATCGCGGCGACGCCCTGTTCGAAGAGGGTGGTGGAGGCGGAGTTGTAGGCGTCGTTGCCGGTGACGACCGGTTTCAGTTCGGTGGTCAGCCAGGTCAGGGCGGCAAGGAGGGCGTCGGATTCGAAGCCGACCTGCGTGCCGTCGATGCCGTCAACGCCGTGCGGACGCCATCCGAAGGCGGAGTAGACCGTCTGGAGGTAGTAGTTGTCCGCCCAGTGCGAGTTGGTCGTGAGCAGCTGTTTGCCGGGATTGTCGATCGCGTACTGTTCGGCATAGGCGATCAGTTCGGGCCAGGTGTCGAGGGCGGCGACTTGTTCGGCGGAAATCATTTCCTTGTTGTACATCATGAAGATCGATTCGATCGAGATCGGAACCGCATAAAGGGCTTCATCGGTCGTACCGAGCGTGCCGGCGGTGGCGATGTTGAGGGCGATCGGCTGGACCGTCGTCTTCAGCGACTCGAGGAGCGAATCCGGGAGCGTGTAGACGAGGTTTTCGAGCATGGCGAGGGAGAGGTGGTCATGCGGGAACATGAACACGTCCGCACCGAGACCTTCGACGAGACCGTAGGTCTTGAGGTCGTTGCGGGAGTCGAGGGCGCCCTTGTGCTGGAACTTGACGATGATGTCCGGATAGACTTCGTTGAAGGCCGGGATGACCTCGGCGGCGAAGACGCCGTCGGTGTCGTCGAGCCACACCGTGATCGTGGTCGGCTGGGTCTGGCTTTCGGAGAAGTCGATGATGTTGTCAGGAAGTTCCGTACCGCAGGCGGTGAGGGTGAAGAGGACGATGAGGGTCAGAAACACGCTTAGAATTTTTTTCATGGTCTTGTCTCCTCTCATCCCACTCAGAACCATTCTCTTCGGCGAGCGAAGAAGAACGCGACGCCGAAGAGGCCGAGGAGTCCGATGCTCGCGTTGTTCGCGGCGCAGCCGGTTTCCGGTGCCTGAATGGTGATGTTGAACGTGGCCTGGGATTCGTTGCCCCAGTTGTCGTAAGCGGTGACGGTGATCGGATAGACACCGGCTTTGTTCATGTTGACGATGCCTTCCGTGGGCTTCACGTAGATGCGGTCGTTGACGTTTCCGTCGCGGTCGTCGATGGCGCGGATGACCGGCCAGTAGTCGGTGCTCCATTCGGTTCCGGCGACGAACGTGAGGTCCGCTTCGGAGGTGAGGATCGTGATGACCGGGCCGGCTTCGTCGGTGACGATGACGATTTCGGCAGAACGATTGTCAAGGCCTTCGGCGCCGTTGTCGAACACCAGCTTGTACTCGTGTCCGGCTTCGAACTCGATGGCGAATTCGATGGCGAGCTCGCTGATCGCGAGAAGGTCGTGGCTGAAGCTGACGCTGTCGATCGCATCCTCGACGGCGACGTCGTCCTTCAGGAGGGTGAACATCGCGGCGAGGTCGTAGTACGCCTTCTCATAGGTGGTTCTCTCGTAGTCGACGTATCCGTAGACCGGGACCTTGTCCGTCGGGACCATCAGTTCCATGACGAAATCGTCATGATTGGTGGTGTAGCCGAACGTTCCGGCGGTGGCTCCGGAGATGCCGGCGTAGATGACGACGACTTCACCGGCGGCGACGTCGGTCAGGACCGCGCCTTCGATGTTGTCGTTGCCGGAATACTTGGTGTCGCCGGAGTGGACGATGATGCCGCCGTCCGTCGGAGCGGCGTCGGTGAGAAGGATGGCCTTGCCCGGGACTCCATCAGGCGTAATGAACGCGTCAATCATCGGAAGCGGGGTTCCCCAGCCGCTGGCGTTGACGTCCATGTTCCAGTTGTGGATGCCGAGATCGGCTTCATACGTATTGGTCTGGTTGAGGTATACGACGAGGAAATTCGACTTCGTGGAATCCGCAACGAACAGCGAAGCGGATGTGGCGCCGCTGAAGAAGTAAACGTGACGAACTTCCCCCGCGGCGATGCCGGTCAAATCGTAAGCAAGGTCGGCACCATTCAACGAATCCTTGTGGTTCCAACGGTTGTCGGTCCCCATTTCATCAGCGATCGGAATGAATCCCATGGACGTTGCATCAGTACCCACATTAACTTCAATCACGGCGCCGAAATCGTCAACGCCGGTCTTGGTAATGCCGTTGGATGTGCCGTTCGTCCCGGTGTTCCATGCCCACATTCCGACATCCGAATAATCACTGTCCCACTTCTGATAGTGGAAGACCACGCGAGCCATGCCGGCCGGAATTTCTGTGGCGACGTACGGATCGTAGACGGTGTCATCGATCGTGATTCCGCCTTCACCGGTCGGAACGTAGTTGTAACCAATGATCTCATATTCCTGATACTCGGTCACGATCGGCTTCGTTAGATCGTCGTAGGACGAGGAGATTTCGGCCGAGAACTTGACCTGGACGATGCTCTTGGTGAGCGCGAAGGTTCCATCGAGCTTGCCGTCGATGAAGCTGTAGGGGGTGAATTTGAAGGCGAAGGACGATTCGGCGTACAGCGTCGCCTTGTCGAGCCCGACGAACGTTTCGGTCGCGACATAGACTGCGGTGACGTCTCCGCCTTCGAGGGCGTCGATGTCGAGAACGACGTCGGCCGTCTTCTTGTTGGCGTCTCCGCCTGCATAGACCAGGAACTTGGCCGCCGCGGCGGTGGGCAAAGCCTGCATCATGCCGACTTTGCCGAGCTTGCCTTCGGGAGTCCTGAATTCACCGGTGAAGATCTCCGTCGGGGTGCCCCAGGTAGCCCAGGCTCCGAGAGCCTCGTCGGTATACCAGCCTTCCCAGGCATGGACGCCAAGGTTCTCTTCGTAGACTTCCGAGGTCGTGAAATAGGTCACGAACACGCTGATGTACTCTTCGCTGGCGACGAAGACGCTTCTCGAGCCGCTGAAGAAGTAGACGTGCATCGTGGCGCCGGCGGCGGCCGCGGTCACATCGATCGCGAGGTCGTCCTTGTCGGTGTTCTCGTCGGGTCCGTCCATCGTGTCCTTGTGGTTCCAGCGGTTGGTCGCATCGCTGAACTCGTCGGAGATGGGAAGCGCGCCCATGCTGGTCGCGTCGTCGCCGATGGTGATTTCGAAGTACGCTCCGAAATCGTCTTCTCCGGCTTTTTCAACGCCATCGGCGGTTCCGCCGGTGCCGGTGCCCCAAACCCAAAGGCCGACATTGGTATAGACGCCGTCCCACTTCTGATAGTGGAAGACGACTTGTCCGGCTGCGGCAGCGTCGACGTTGAGGTTCTTCGTCGACATCGCGAAGCCAAGCAAGGCCGTGACAGCGAAAAACAGAAGCAACAGACTTTTCTTCATTTTTTCCTCCTGTTATGATTTTTGTCTCTGTCCACAAGAAGAAAGCGCTTGTGGCCATTTGAACGTGATTAATTCTACTACTTTCATATAATGAATGCAAGCGTTTTTATCCGACCGTAAAACGTAATCGGTTACAGACTCGAATATGAAAAAAGGCCATCTTTTATGCTAGAATAAAGGCGTGTATCCGATTTTTTCACATAAGGAGGAATATCCGTGATCAAGAAGATCGCATTGATCCTTTTCGTATCCGCCACCATGCTCTTCATCCCCGCGTTCAAACACGTCGAAGCCGCGGCTTCTCCGACCGACACGATGGTCATCCACTATTTCCGCTACGCCGCCGACTATGACGACGGGTGGAACATGTGGCTCTGGCCCGCCGCGGGCGCCGGAGCGGCCTACCAGTTCGATGAAAACGAATCCGGCGTCGTCCTCGACGACTTCGGTGCCGTCGCCACGATCGACCTCGCGGCGAACTTCCCGAGCGCGTCCTCGATCGGCATCATCATGCGCAAGGGCGACTGGGTCAAGAAAGATGTTGACAAGGATCGTTTCATCACCGTCCCCGCGACTTCCGAAGGCGGCGTCCTGCACGTCTACTTCGTCGAAGGCGACGAGCGGATCGGCTACTCCGTCGACGATCCGGACGGCCCCGACCGCAGCGACAAGGTCGTCAACGCCTACTTCAACACCCTCCGCACGATCCGCTTCACACTCACTTCGGTCGTGACGTCCGACAAGATCACGCTCAAGGTCAACGGCTCCGCCGCCGCCTTCACGCTGTCGCTGTCCGCCAACACCGGAACGATCACGATCCCCGCCAACGTCGATCTGGAGAACACCTATACGATGGAGGTTCTGTTCGGCACCGAGCTGAAGACATACGACGTGACCTTCGACGGCATCTACGACACCGAAGCCTTCATCGACGCCTACGGTTACGACGGCGACGACCTCGGCGCCGTCGTGAACGCGACCACCACGGATTTCCGTCTCTGGGCTCCGATCTCGACTTCCGTGGTCCTGAAGATCTACGACTCCGGAACGCCGTCCGTGCTTTCCGCCAAGGATTCCGAAGCGACCGACACGCCTTCCCAGACGATCGCGATGACGAAAGACCTGAAGGGTACCTGGATCGCTTCCGTCCCCGGCAACCTTCACGGCAAATACTACACCTACACCGTCACCAACGGCATCAAGACCAACGAAGTCGTCGACCCGTACGCGAAGAGTTGCGGCGTCAACGGTCTCCGCGGCATGGTCGTCGACTTCAGCCAGACGAATCCCGCCGGCTTCACCTACGGCGACCGTCCCGACACGATGCTCAACTACACGGACGCGATCATCTATGAAGTTCACGTCCGCGACCTCACCAGCCATTCAAGCTGGGAAGTCGACAGCCAGTACGAGTCCTACCGCGGGAAGTTCCTCGGCTTCACCGTCGAAGGCACGACCTACGGCGGCGTGTCGACCGGCATCGACCACATCAAGGAGCTCGGCGTCACCCACGTCCAGATCCTGCCCTTCTTCGATTACGGAAACGCCGTCGACGAGTCGGGCGCGGACGACCAGTTCAACTGGGGCTACATGCCGCTCAACTACAACTGCCTCGAAGGCTACTACTCCACGGATCCGTTCGATGGTTCCGTCCGCGTGAACGAATTCAAGCAGCTGATGGCGACGATGTCCAGAAACGACCTGCGCGTCGTCATGGACGTGGTCTACAACCACACCGGCCAGAGCGGCGACTCCAACTTCAACCTCATCCTCCCCGGCTACTACTACCGCATGAACAGCGACGGCTCGTTCTCGAACGGGTCCGGAACCGGCAATGAGACCGCCTCCGAGCGTTACATGATGAGCAAGTTCATGGTCGATTCCGTCACCTTCTGGGCCGAAGAGTACAACATCTCCGGCTTCCGCTTCGACCTCATGGCGCTCCATGACACGGGCACGATGAACGCGATCGTCGCCGCACTCCACGCGATCGATCCGACGATCATCGTCTACGGCGAGCCGTGGACCGGCGGCGGGACGATCCTCTCCTCGTCGATCGCGGCCGACAAGGTCAACCTGGTCGACATGCCCGGCGTCGCTGCCTTCAACGACGACTTCCGCAACGCCGTCAAGGGCAATCCCGACGGAACCGAGGACGGCTTCGTCCAGGACGCCAAGAACACCTCGATCATCAACCGTCTGAAATACGGCGTTGCCGGCGGCGTCCAGCTCCCGGGCATCACCCTCGAGGGACGGACCTACGGCATGTTCTGGAACGACAATCCGAGCCAGACGATCAACTACGTCACCGCCCACGACAACCTGACGCTGTACGACAAGCTCATGTACACCGCCACCTACGCGCAGCGCACCAACGGACTCATCAAGGAGATGCAGAAGCAGGCCAACGCCCTCGTCCTCACCGCCCAGGGCATCCCGTTCCTGCATGCCGGCTCGGAGTTCATGCGTTCGAAGCCGTGCGTCCCGGGCGACAATCCCGACGTCTGCGTGGCCACCAAGTACAACCGGAACTCCTACCAGTCGCCCGACTCCGTCAACCAGCTTCGCTGGGATCTCAAGGCCCAGAGCGACAACACGGAGGTCTTCGAATATTATAAGGATCTGATCGCGCTCCGCAAGGCCCATCCGGCCTTCCGGATGCCCGCCGCGGCGGATGTGGAAGAGCACCTCACGTTCCTCGATTTCGGCGATTCCTCCGCCTTCGGATACATGATCTCCGACTACGCCAATGGCGATTCCTGGGACAACATCCTGGTGATCCACAACACCGGCGACTTCGCGACCGTCACGCTCCCCTCGGGCGAGGACTGGAACCTCGTCGGGAACCAGGACGGCATCGGCGACTCGGTGATCCGCACCTACTCCGGCGGCTCGTCGATGTTCGTCATGGAGAACGAAACGGTCATCCTCTACCAGGGCGTCGTGATCGTCCCCGAGGAACCGGATACGGGATGCACCTTCCTCGGCATCCGCTTCGGAACCGTCTTCTTCGCCTTCAACGCCGTCTTCTTCGCATTCTTCATCTTCATGAGAAGGAAACACTGATCCGAGAATGACGAATCGGGCCGACTCCCGCGGAGGGAATCGGCCCGATTCTTTTTCTGTCAGACTTCCTTGTTGGAGACTTCCCTGACGTTCGATCCGCGCAGGATCGCCATGAGGGCGATCAGCGGCGTGAGCAACTGGAAGAGCACGACCGTGAACGCGTTGACCTCCATCAGGCCGAGCAGACCGACGAGAAAGCCCACAAGCGAAGGGATCGTCATCGCGGCGATCACGATCCGCACGTTCTCCTTGAATCCGGTCACCTTCTGGTAGCGGACACGGACGAGGAGGAAGATCGCGGACAGGACGAGGACCAGGATCAGGTTCAGGACGAGCGTCACGAAGGTGAAGTAGACCGTCGACTTGAAGATCGCGGGTCCGGAGAACGCCTCGTCGATCATCGTGACGAACTTCTCGAGCGCGAGGTCCTCGGAGGTCATCAGCCGCAAGGAGCCGAAGCTGACCGTCTCGCCGACGGAACCGTACCCGACGTCGAAGAGCTCGGTCCCGGTCTCGTCGCAGTAGGCGATGCGCGCGGGTTCGAACACGAGCGCGCGGCCGGAAGCGGCGTATCCGCCTTCGGGGGCGAACACGATGAAGAGCGGGTCGCCCGCGACGTTCGTGGTCTCGAAAACCGACGTCTCCGCCATGGTGAACGTCATGCCCCGCGAGGAGATGACGATGTCGGCGGGAAGTCCGTCGGGAAGCCATTCCGGCGCGTCGGCGCGGATTCCGCCGGTGAAGTTGTAGAGGTCCCAACCGCCGGAACGGACGATCTGGTAGTTGAGCGGAAAGCTCATCAGGAGGACGAGGAACAGGAAATATGCGATGAATCCCCCGAAAGGCGCCGAACGAAGCGAGAAGATCCGCCTGAACGTGAATCCGTTCGCCAGAATCCGAAGCATCAGTCGACCCCCGGGGTGACGTCGATGATGAGGGTGGAGCGGGCCGGGATCTCGGTGAACGTGCCGCTCGGGTCAAAACCGCTCAGGTAGAGCACGGTGCCGTCGACGGCCGGGATCGCGACCGCCTCGTCGTCGAAGTTGTGAAGGACGAGGACGCGCTGGGTCAGGTCGCCATAGGCGTATTCGCGGTAGAATCCGGACAGCGAGGGCGTCGAATCCTCCCAGGCGGTGAAGGCGTTGCCGTAGGCGAGCGCCATGTTGGCGTTTCGGACCGCCAGGATCGCCCTGTAGGTCGACAGAATCGAATCCGGGTCGGCGAGCTGTTCCTCCGCCGTCGCGACCGCGGCGTTCGCCGTCTCCATCGCCGCAAGCGTCGAGTTGGCGGAGATGATCCAGTCGGTCTGGGACGCGTCGCCCCAGACGAACGGCATCCGCCGCGTCTCGTCCCAGATGTCGGGACCCGACGCCTTGACGCCGAACATCCCGAGTTCCTCGCCGTAATAGATGACGGGGTCGCCCGGTAGGACGAGGAGCATTTCGGCGGCGAGCTTCATCATCGCCGTGTTCCCGAGCGTCTGCGAGGCGAAGCGGTCCATGTCGTGGTTCACGACGAAGGGCGAATCGATGAAGTCGGACTTGAGGTCGCGGTAGTAGTCGTACCAGACCTCGAGGTTCTCGGCGTAGTTGTAGTTCTTGGTCTTCTGGGCGGCGCTCCTGATCTTCGCCGCCAGCGGGAAGTTGATCGGCGCGTCGATCCCATAGAAGTAGGTCGCGGGAACCTGATAGTCGGATTCGATGTAGGCTTCGCCGATGATCCGGATGTCGTCCGCATACGCGTCGATCGCCTCCGAATAGTCGTTGAGATAGACGATGTTGTCGTAGAAGTCGTAGGTCTTCCCGAGATACTCGTTCACGCCGTAATAGTGGTGCACCGCGTCGAGCCGGAACCCCTTCACGCCCTTGTCGATCCAGAACTTCGAGATGTCGAGGATCTCCGTCTTGACGGCATCGCTGTAGAAGTTCAGGTCCGGCATCGTGTTGGAGAAGTACCCGCAGTATTTGAAGGAGTCCGTCGAATGCCAGATGTTCTGGTTCCAGCTGCCGAAGATCCGCGAGGTGTCGGTCGATTTCGGAACGGTGACGTAGTAGTCGAGGTACTTTTCGTCGCCTTCCTGCGCCGCGAGGAACCACGGGTGCTGGTCGGAGGTGTGATTGAACACCATGTCGAGCATCACGCGGATGCCCGCCGCGTCGGCGACGGCGACGAGATTCTCGAAGTCGGCCATCGTGCCGTAGTCGGGATTGACGGCGTAGTAGTCGGTCACGTCGTAGCCGTGATAGGAAGGCGAGGGATGGATCGGCATGAGCCAGATCCCCTTGATGCCGAGATCCTTGAGGTAGTCGATCTTCGCGGCGATGCCGTTGAAGTCGCCGACGCCGTCGCCGTCGGAATCGGCGAAGCTGCGGACGAAGATCTCGTAATACACGCCGGCCTCGGGATTGACCGCCGCGAGGTCGGGATCGGAGGCCTTGCACGACAGAATCCCGAACGCGACGAGCAGGAGGGCGAAGACGGCGATCGGCTTTCTAGTCATGGGAGCTTCCCTCCATTCGCTTCTTCATCGCGGGCGTCTGTTCGATGTAGGTTCCGTCGCGGTCGCTGACGTAGCGGGTGAGGCAGACGACGCGGGTGCCGAAGATCAGGTCGTGGATCACGCGGCCGTCCTTGCGCGAAGAAGCCATGATGCCGCAGACGACGATGTAGAAGCCGACCGTGACGATCAGGAACGCGGCCTTGAAGAGTTCGCGCAGGATCCCCATCGCGAGCGGCGCGGCTTCGCCCGTCCGGACCGACACGACCTTGATCTTCTGCGTCCTTTTTCCGAACGACTGCCCGCGGGAGAAGAAGATCGGAACCACGAGGGTGCCGAAATAGGCGATCGCGGCGGCGACGCCGATCTTGAGGCCGTCGTCGACGCCCTCGATCACGGAGGCGATCCCGATCAGCAGGAACAGCAGGACCGTCGCCATCGAGAGATCGATCGAGAAGGCGCGGATCCGGCGTTCATACGAGTTGTTCATGTGGCGTACCTCGATAAAATGTGGCATCGTACCAGACCATTATACTATAATCGTCCGTCTTTGGGGATGATTTCTGCGGGCGGCGAAGATGGAAACCATTCCATATCGCGCCGGGATGCATTCCGCGGCGATGATGATAAAATAGGATTGACCGCATCGACAGAAAGAAGGCTTGACACCATGAACCTGCACGCCGTCCGACACGTTCCCAAGGGACCGATGGCATACGCCAACGACGAACATACCCTGCATATCCATCTTCAGACCGCGAAAAGAGAGGTCGACGCCGTCGAACTCATCATCGGCGATCCGTTCGAGTGGCGTCTCGAAAACGGCGCCTACGTCTGGAGCGGGAAGGCCTTCCCGCGCAAGCCGATGGCGGTCGAATGCGAGACCGAACTGTTCGACCACTGGTTCGCTTCGGTCCATACCGAGTCCACCCGGAGCAAGTATGCGTTTCTCGTCCACGCCGACGGCAGAACCTGGTTCTACGGCTGTCGCGAACTGACCCCCGTCGACCTCGCCAGGGACGACGCCCTCGTCTACAACCTGGCGGGTTACTTCAACTATCCCTACATCAACCGCGAGGACCTGATCGACGCGCCGTCGTGGGCGGACGATACCGTCTGGTACCAGATCTTCTGCGACCGCTTCCGCAAAAGCGCCTTCCAGAAGGACGGTTACCTTCCCTGGGGCTCCGTCGAGGCGGGCATCAAGAACAACATGTTCTTCGGCGGCGATCTGCCCGGGGTCGTCGAGGCGATTCCGCATCTGCGTTCGCTTGGCGTCACCGGCATCTACTTCACGCCGATCTTCAAGGCGTATTCCGCCCACAAGTACGACACCGAGGATTATTTCACGATCGATCCGTCGTTCGGGACGAACGCCGATTTCAAGGAACTGGTCGCGAAGTGCCACGAGAACGGCATCCGCGTCATGCTCGACGCCGTGTTCAATCACTGCGGCTGGGATCATCCGTTCTTCCAGGACGTCGTCAAGAACGGGAAGAAGTCGCCCTACTGGGACTGTTTCTTCATCGAGGACGAGGACTTCGTCGACTTTCCGCTCGACGCCAACGGCCGACCGGCGGTCCATACGATCCGGCCGCGCTTCCGTACCTTCGCGATGACGCCGTTCATGCCGAAGCTCAACACCGGCAATCCGCTGATGGAGAAGTATCTGCTCGACGTCGGTACCTACTGGGTGCGCGAATACGACATCGACGGGTGGCGGCTCGACGTCTCCAACGAGGTCTCCCACGCCTTCTGGCGAAAGTTCCGCCAGGCCGTCCGCGCCGTCAAGAACGACGTCTACATCCTCGGCGAGAACTGGGACGATTCGACCCCGTGGCTCCGCGGCGACCAGATGGACGCCGTCATGAACTACGAGATCTCCTATCCGATCTGGCAGTTCTTCGGAACGTACAGGACCCCCGGCAAGATCGATGCCGAACGTTTCGCCTATCGCATCAACAACCTTCTCCTGTCGTATCCAAAGCCGGTCGCCAAGAACATGTTCAACCTCGTCGACTCGCACGATACGATGCGGATCCTCACGCGCTGCGGCGGGAACGTCGAACTGGCGAAGCTCGCCTACCTGTTCATCTTCACGTTCTGCGGATCGCCAGCGATCCTGTACGGTGACGAGATCGGCTTGGAAGGAAGTGACGATCCCGATTCGCGTCGTTGCATGGTCTGGGACGAGAAGCGGCAGAACCTGAACATGTTCGATTTCATGCGTCGCATCATCGGCTTGCGCAAGGCGGTTCCCGACTTCAAGTCGACGTCGCTCCAATGGCACCGACACGACGACGGCGTCCTCGTCTATCAGAAAGGATCGCTCGTCGTGATGGTGAACGTGAACGCCGATCGTCGTTCGGTGGAGATCCCGACAAGCGCCAGCAGGAAGGCTGCCGTCGACCTCGAAACGGGCCGCCCGCTTTTGCTCGACGGCCGGATCTTGCTTCCCGGATTCAGCTATCGCCTCTTGGAAATCGAGGAATGAAATCGGGCATCTCTCGTTTTTGTTCACCGATGATGAGAAGAACTCGTTGTGCTGCCAAGCGATGTGTAA includes:
- a CDS encoding DUF5683 domain-containing protein — encoded protein: MNKTVHSLKAIASAIIPGLGQVFNKQFWKALVFFSLFALFVGVELGSSRYFQHYDSYVKVVSDANSGVGELYSDSFARGFYSLYLYQVDQDEIEPFDAFDAFYAVEGTDMDGFTMRDLVDFTAADIVEHSTPRYFNLVDDLIVSGTTARTSNTGTIDDANDLIIGEDDDAIAAKQFYHILTGFTVYNVGGQEYYTIGSEQTADVYTNVNDPNDTIASIPSGSDAYYRTGVLYYDSVTDKVYVKCTISISVTSTSVYRYVNVADSTDYLAPDDPIVGTLKELAVKGDIVVDETDTLYVQYVPEVDYRKDAGYNATPFSMYLRDYITTRYNLSTSSLTSKEYNRFLLEVYFSVHPELRIEFEENYYNWFHDSAGFFVKGFWSIITLGESDTREYYYNSLHDALKSVRFTEGSSVYIPVSGILDYTPLIGHTS
- a CDS encoding extracellular solute-binding protein → MKKILSVFLTLIVLFTLTACGTELPDNIIDFSESQTQPTTITVWLDDTDGVFAAEVIPAFNEVYPDIIVKFQHKGALDSRNDLKTYGLVEGLGADVFMFPHDHLSLAMLENLVYTLPDSLLESLKTTVQPIALNIATAGTLGTTDEALYAVPISIESIFMMYNKEMISAEQVAALDTWPELIAYAEQYAIDNPGKQLLTTNSHWADNYYLQTVYSAFGWRPHGVDGIDGTQVGFESDALLAALTWLTTELKPVVTGNDAYNSASTTLFEQGVAAMMIAGPWSIRSMQDAIGAENLGAAVLPTFEGVEGATHTPSTFAGSQMVAVYKNSSNREAAIKFVEFLASETAQEILYTTSNDLPALIDVTGIAGIADDPFMQVMIAQLQTSIPMPTIAEVTYYWAAAQTMVVNIWDTNADIATEQIKAEASYLASKALGSK
- a CDS encoding pullulanase-associated domain-containing protein, yielding MKKSLLLLFFAVTALLGFAMSTKNLNVDAAAAGQVVFHYQKWDGVYTNVGLWVWGTGTGGTADGVEKAGEDDFGAYFEITIGDDATSMGALPISDEFSDATNRWNHKDTMDGPDENTDKDDLAIDVTAAAAGATMHVYFFSGSRSVFVASEEYISVFVTYFTTSEVYEENLGVHAWEGWYTDEALGAWATWGTPTEIFTGEFRTPEGKLGKVGMMQALPTAAAAKFLVYAGGDANKKTADVVLDIDALEGGDVTAVYVATETFVGLDKATLYAESSFAFKFTPYSFIDGKLDGTFALTKSIVQVKFSAEISSSYDDLTKPIVTEYQEYEIIGYNYVPTGEGGITIDDTVYDPYVATEIPAGMARVVFHYQKWDSDYSDVGMWAWNTGTNGTSNGITKTGVDDFGAVIEVNVGTDATSMGFIPIADEMGTDNRWNHKDSLNGADLAYDLTGIAAGEVRHVYFFSGATSASLFVADSTKSNFLVVYLNQTNTYEADLGIHNWNMDVNASGWGTPLPMIDAFITPDGVPGKAILLTDAAPTDGGIIVHSGDTKYSGNDNIEGAVLTDVAAGEVVVIYAGISGATAGTFGYTTNHDDFVMELMVPTDKVPVYGYVDYERTTYEKAYYDLAAMFTLLKDDVAVEDAIDSVSFSHDLLAISELAIEFAIEFEAGHEYKLVFDNGAEGLDNRSAEIVIVTDEAGPVITILTSEADLTFVAGTEWSTDYWPVIRAIDDRDGNVNDRIYVKPTEGIVNMNKAGVYPITVTAYDNWGNESQATFNITIQAPETGCAANNASIGLLGLFGVAFFFARRREWF
- the pulA gene encoding type I pullulanase; this encodes MIKKIALILFVSATMLFIPAFKHVEAAASPTDTMVIHYFRYAADYDDGWNMWLWPAAGAGAAYQFDENESGVVLDDFGAVATIDLAANFPSASSIGIIMRKGDWVKKDVDKDRFITVPATSEGGVLHVYFVEGDERIGYSVDDPDGPDRSDKVVNAYFNTLRTIRFTLTSVVTSDKITLKVNGSAAAFTLSLSANTGTITIPANVDLENTYTMEVLFGTELKTYDVTFDGIYDTEAFIDAYGYDGDDLGAVVNATTTDFRLWAPISTSVVLKIYDSGTPSVLSAKDSEATDTPSQTIAMTKDLKGTWIASVPGNLHGKYYTYTVTNGIKTNEVVDPYAKSCGVNGLRGMVVDFSQTNPAGFTYGDRPDTMLNYTDAIIYEVHVRDLTSHSSWEVDSQYESYRGKFLGFTVEGTTYGGVSTGIDHIKELGVTHVQILPFFDYGNAVDESGADDQFNWGYMPLNYNCLEGYYSTDPFDGSVRVNEFKQLMATMSRNDLRVVMDVVYNHTGQSGDSNFNLILPGYYYRMNSDGSFSNGSGTGNETASERYMMSKFMVDSVTFWAEEYNISGFRFDLMALHDTGTMNAIVAALHAIDPTIIVYGEPWTGGGTILSSSIAADKVNLVDMPGVAAFNDDFRNAVKGNPDGTEDGFVQDAKNTSIINRLKYGVAGGVQLPGITLEGRTYGMFWNDNPSQTINYVTAHDNLTLYDKLMYTATYAQRTNGLIKEMQKQANALVLTAQGIPFLHAGSEFMRSKPCVPGDNPDVCVATKYNRNSYQSPDSVNQLRWDLKAQSDNTEVFEYYKDLIALRKAHPAFRMPAAADVEEHLTFLDFGDSSAFGYMISDYANGDSWDNILVIHNTGDFATVTLPSGEDWNLVGNQDGIGDSVIRTYSGGSSMFVMENETVILYQGVVIVPEEPDTGCTFLGIRFGTVFFAFNAVFFAFFIFMRRKH